TTCTGTCTgaacatcttttaaaaaaatacaaaaattaaaaaaatttttatggCAAATCTAGCATGCCATTCTCCTCCAGCGCTTTCTGCGTCCTGTCATAGACCACCCCGATGGCCCGGACCACCCGTCCCAGAACTGTGCTCAGCTCCTCCTGGTTCTGCACACACATCAGCCTGAAGAAGAAGCCCCTCTCGGGCATGGCGATGAAGGCCAGCTCGGCAGCCCTGCGCGCAAACCAGGTGTGGTGGTTGGCCAGCGTGGTCCCGTAGGCCTCCCGGCACAGCTCCGACGGGCTCCTGAGCAGGCCCGCCGCCGGGATCTCGGCCAGCTTGTCCAGAAAGCGCTCGAGCCAAAGCAGAGCTCGGTGCAATCGGAGAAGAGTCCGGCATCCGGAGTCCGTCTGGCGGTCGAAGTCCACCGAGCCTCGTCTCAGCTCCACCCAGATCATGGAACGCACCGAGCGGTAAGCACCGGAACGCTGCGAGGGGTGCAGAGTTCCCGCTCCGGCCTCCGGGCCCGCGGTGTTTTCGGGATTGACCTCTGCTTCGGGGTTGGCCTCAGCTAGAAGGGCCAACTCCCGGATAATTGAGGTCTTGCTTTGTATTTCTTTAGATATCAGGCCGACCATGGGGCCCAGAGCCTCCATAAACCTGGAGGACACGAAATAATCACGACTCATCGCCATCATTCTCTCACAACACCGTCGGGACGCGTCTTTATCCACCGCTCTTACTTGACGAGCTCGTCCCAGCTGGACAGATAAGGCCGAAGCAGCACATCAGAGGCGACGGCCGGTGACGCCAGCAGGTGGCTGAGCAGCAGCGACACCTGGAAGGTCTGCCCGGGGCACTCCTGCAGGTGCCGGTGGCCCGCCGAGCCTCGGGAGCCGCTGCTGTTGGCCCGCTGGCGCGGTGACTGACGTGGGCGTGCGAAGTACGTTCCGGACAAAGAAGTCATTCAAATCAAGAAACATTACGGGCTGAAATAATCAAGGATTTGTTACTTCAGGATTTGTTACTTCACTTTACCTCATTGACTTGattgtaaccttttccacacgCATCCCAGTGGGAATCCAAACCGCCATCTGCATTAGCAACCGTAAAACAACAACGTTTTATTTTGGTGGGGGGAAAAGCAGTCActttaaataacaaaacactGCAGTAGTAGTTTACACACAGTTATTTAGAACCAAGGGTGCTATAATTGTGACATTATGCTATAATGTCACAATTAAATAGTCGTGTGGTTTAAAAACCACCCAAGATGACTGATTGAAGGACATTACAATTACATTATTAACTTCAACAAATAATTGTCATTATGAACACTGTGTGTCATAATAGGTTATCACTGTAATGTAACTTATTCATTTGTCGCGGTCGCTTgatacaaaaaccaaaaaaaaaacattcacagggcaaatcaatcaatcaatcaaatccgTCTTTTTAATGAAGAATGGAATGCTCTTGTTCTTTCCGGCCGCCATATGCATTCCCCACAAGCGAGCATTGTACGGATCGATTGTAGGACGCAAACACGGCGAGCAAATGACTCACGGAGCCAGAGGCTGCCGAGGAACAGCAGCAGGACGCCGATCGCCAAGGCGGCCTTGCTCTTCACTCCCATGCTGGAGCCCGAGTCCGCTTCCTTTGCTTTCCTTGCCGAATTCCTCGCCGTCTCACATGAGTCCTTGTCCCTTGCGCTGCCAGTCACCACAATGACCCCTTTCGCCTCTGAAGCCCACCGCCCCACCCATACTCTGAAATCAAAAGTTGTTTCCAGCACTGTGCCTCACAGAGAGCTTCTCTCGACAACTCAACTGGAAATTGCCGCTGGCGCTTTTGTCGTCCGCCCCTCCGCGGCCGCACCAATCACGCCCGCGGTTGCTTTTTCTCTCATTCACGTGTCTTTGTCGAAATGATCCCTCATGCTGCTGTTGCTCAACGTGACAGAGTCCAGAGATCAGCAGCGGTCGGCTGATAAAGCACAGCCGACGCAGCGTGTCCGCCAGTAACCCCTTTCTTCCCCTTCTTcttccccttcttcttcttcttcttcttctcccacCACATGCACCCCCTAAAATATGTATGCGCTATATTCCTGGTCAGCTCGCGTCAACGCTTACTCGCTCTCCTCCCACCAACGGCCTCCCTATTCTCACGCTCTCTctttctaccccccccccccccccccccccccccccccccccacccctcgcTCACTCATTCACACACGAACCATGAGGAGCATATGCGTCGATCAAAGTCAGGTCCGCGTGTCAATGGATGTGCTCCGGTGTTGACACGGCAAAAAGACCAAACAAGTCCACTGAAGCCAGTCGCATTTGAAACATCTGCGTCATCCAACGGCAACGGCAGACTTGACAGCAGCCATTACTCCGCTGAGGGAAAACATTTAACCACAGTGCAGCAGAAGTCACCTGTTGAGCGCTTACGATTGGGTTTCTGtataattatttacaatatagATATGAAACTGGCAGTAGATACGGAGTCGGTCTCCTCCGCGCCGTTCTGGGAAAACAAGATGTTCGAGCGTGTCTGTGGGAATTTATGTCCGTGCATCCAGAAGAACGCCTGTGAGGTCAGAGGTGACCGATGTCCGACCGGAGGCGCAATCCATTTGGAACGGGAAAAGCGATCGACTGGCTGGAAATGACACACGACAAAAGAAAGGAAAGTTTGGTCAAATCCTTTCTATGCTGGGCGGCATGTTGACGGAGCGGTGAGAACATCCGCCTCCGTCGGGGGTTCGAATCCGAGCTCAGGCCTTCCGCCTTCTCCTCGTCTTTGTTCCGCATTccgaaaaaaaaacttatgatTGGCTTATTCGAAGCTTATCTGTCCGCGGGTGTGAACGTGAGCGTAGCTCCTCCGAGTACGGAGGAGTCTTCTTCTCTTCCGAGTGGTGCTGCTCATCGCCCAATCGCATGTGCCATCATCTAAAAAGGGAATATAATATTTCATTGTTACAGCTTGTAATTTTGCCGTTGACTTGCAGCTCTGCTTCCGGACAGATGCAACCTGCGTTACTGTCAGACATGCGATCTGCCTTGCGCAGCGTGGCTCCAGTGACCTTAAGGAAGCTCATCTCCGTTTCACTAACTGTATATTTAGAAGTACATC
The DNA window shown above is from Phyllopteryx taeniolatus isolate TA_2022b chromosome 17, UOR_Ptae_1.2, whole genome shotgun sequence and carries:
- the gltpd2b gene encoding glycolipid transfer protein domain-containing protein 2; amino-acid sequence: MGVKSKAALAIGVLLLFLGSLWLHGGLDSHWDACGKGYNQVNESPRQRANSSGSRGSAGHRHLQECPGQTFQVSLLLSHLLASPAVASDVLLRPYLSSWDELVKFMEALGPMVGLISKEIQSKTSIIRELALLAEANPEAEVNPENTAGPEAGAGTLHPSQRSGAYRSVRSMIWVELRRGSVDFDRQTDSGCRTLLRLHRALLWLERFLDKLAEIPAAGLLRSPSELCREAYGTTLANHHTWFARRAAELAFIAMPERGFFFRLMCVQNQEELSTVLGRVVRAIGVVYDRTQKALEENGMLDLP